In a single window of the Limnohabitans sp. 2KL-27 genome:
- a CDS encoding CaiB/BaiF CoA-transferase family protein: MAKIQASSALSRFKVIDLSRVRAGPNCVRILTDFGADVVRVEPPEGVDPNEAMFAANRKGGDFQNINRNKRSMTLNLKKEGAMDILKRMIAEADVVVENWRPDVKDRLGLDYASLKAINPRIILASISGFGQDGPYAWRPGFDQIIQGMGGLMSVTGEPEHGPIRAGLAVADLSAGLYCAIGILVALIERETSGQGQWVQSSLLHSQIAMMDFQMARYLNDNDVPVQVGNNHPTSSPMGLFEASDGCFNLGASGEGNWKRFCEVLQKPDWYQDPEFVTEPLRVKNRERLNRLIAEEFPKKTVHQWVSMLNQAGVPAGPVYTVPQVFEDEQVKHLQVTTTLPTQFGKDMHFITQPVVLSRTPSKVVAPAPGWGEHTDEVLGDLGFSATDIEGFHARGVV, translated from the coding sequence ATGGCCAAAATTCAAGCTTCCTCTGCACTTTCACGCTTCAAGGTCATCGACCTGTCCCGCGTCCGTGCGGGCCCCAACTGCGTGCGCATCCTGACCGATTTTGGTGCGGATGTGGTGCGCGTCGAGCCGCCTGAAGGGGTCGATCCCAACGAAGCGATGTTTGCCGCCAACCGCAAGGGGGGCGATTTTCAGAACATCAACCGCAACAAACGCTCGATGACGCTGAACCTCAAGAAAGAGGGGGCGATGGACATCCTCAAACGGATGATTGCCGAGGCGGATGTGGTGGTGGAAAACTGGCGGCCCGATGTGAAGGACCGCCTGGGGCTGGATTACGCGTCGCTCAAGGCCATCAACCCGCGCATCATCTTGGCCAGCATTTCCGGCTTTGGGCAGGACGGTCCCTATGCTTGGCGGCCAGGCTTTGACCAGATCATCCAGGGCATGGGCGGGCTGATGAGCGTGACGGGTGAGCCCGAACACGGCCCCATCCGGGCGGGCCTGGCGGTGGCCGACCTGAGCGCCGGGCTGTACTGCGCCATCGGCATTTTGGTGGCCTTGATCGAGCGCGAAACCTCGGGCCAGGGCCAGTGGGTGCAAAGCTCCTTGCTGCACTCGCAAATTGCCATGATGGATTTCCAGATGGCCCGCTACCTGAACGACAACGACGTGCCCGTGCAGGTGGGCAACAACCACCCGACCAGCTCGCCCATGGGCTTGTTCGAGGCCAGCGATGGCTGCTTCAATTTGGGCGCATCGGGCGAGGGCAACTGGAAGCGCTTTTGCGAAGTGCTGCAAAAACCCGACTGGTACCAAGACCCGGAATTTGTGACCGAGCCGTTGCGCGTCAAGAACAGGGAGCGCCTGAACCGCTTGATCGCCGAAGAGTTTCCGAAGAAAACCGTTCACCAATGGGTCTCGATGCTCAACCAAGCGGGCGTGCCGGCCGGGCCGGTCTATACCGTGCCGCAGGTGTTTGAAGACGAGCAGGTCAAGCACCTGCAAGTGACCACCACACTGCCCACACAATTTGGCAAGGACATGCACTTCATCACACAACCGGTGGTGCTCAGCCGCACGCCGTCCAAGGTGGTGGCCCCGGCCCCAGGCTGGGGTGAGCACACCGACGAGGTGCTGGGTGATCTGGGTTTTTCGGCCACTGACATTGAGGGCTTCCATGCCCGGGGTGTTGTATGA
- a CDS encoding enoyl-CoA hydratase produces MSEGRIDLNVQGHVAQVTIDDITRHNAMSLSMWTALLAAFEEMDRLTEVRVCVLRGAGEKSFVSGANISEFETQRNSEASVVHYNDMVKRTQQAIFRCRVPVIAAISGICYGGGLGLALSCDLRYAAPHSRFRMPAARMGLGYDCENMKSILNNLGPQATAEAFYTARVYDAASAQAMGMVLAVVDDVFAHCTALAHEIAANAPLTIQAAKKTLVALAEDEEDMTSVETAIDACFKSNDYAEGRLAFAQKRSPLFTGQ; encoded by the coding sequence ATGAGCGAAGGCCGCATCGATCTGAACGTGCAAGGCCATGTGGCACAGGTCACGATCGACGACATCACCCGGCACAACGCGATGAGCCTGTCCATGTGGACGGCCTTGCTGGCCGCTTTTGAAGAGATGGACCGCCTTACAGAGGTGCGTGTGTGTGTGCTGCGCGGCGCGGGCGAGAAGTCCTTTGTGTCGGGGGCCAACATCAGCGAGTTCGAAACCCAGCGCAACTCCGAGGCTTCGGTGGTGCATTACAACGACATGGTCAAGCGCACCCAGCAAGCGATTTTTCGATGCCGCGTGCCGGTGATCGCGGCCATCAGTGGCATTTGCTATGGCGGCGGGCTGGGCCTGGCCTTGAGCTGCGACCTGCGTTACGCCGCACCGCATTCGCGTTTTCGCATGCCTGCGGCCCGCATGGGCTTGGGCTATGACTGCGAGAACATGAAAAGCATTCTGAACAACCTGGGCCCCCAGGCCACGGCAGAGGCTTTTTACACCGCACGGGTCTATGACGCGGCCAGCGCGCAGGCCATGGGCATGGTCCTTGCAGTGGTAGATGATGTTTTTGCGCACTGCACCGCCTTGGCCCATGAGATCGCAGCCAACGCGCCCTTGACCATTCAGGCCGCCAAGAAAACTTTGGTAGCACTGGCAGAAGATGAAGAAGACATGACGTCAGTGGAAACCGCCATCGACGCCTGCTTCAAAAGCAACGATTATGCGGAAGGCCGGCTGGCTTTCGCACAAAAGCGGTCCCCCTTGTTCACCGGCCAATAA
- a CDS encoding ABC transporter substrate-binding protein, whose amino-acid sequence MKLLTSLIGFALSVSTGMALALGPAPAPLKDKATLTVGYVKVGHLSPMLLVEEELKKMNIEVKRAEFVRYADARTALLSNSVDVSAVGAGDLAIVAGQGSKNLIGLTGVGSSPKYLVVRKGVKIDDWADINGKKIAIAPGSAVWFQWAMTLIEKNIPYNSFTPVNVQGGGTAFVQAMKRGDIDAMVLWEPFESQAVAEGDAYFSQKLEYSQSRAVGAELGMLAASGEAMTQKKELVRRFLWAYLKAEETLSKNKDVFADAYSKYTGLPLNVTKESAKIIKLGGVLNKDQVSRLAEAAFKQGIVQKDVTKEAAALYDDSMVVELKK is encoded by the coding sequence ATGAAACTTTTGACTTCCCTCATCGGCTTTGCACTGTCGGTCTCAACCGGCATGGCTTTGGCCTTGGGCCCAGCGCCCGCCCCCCTCAAAGACAAAGCCACACTGACAGTGGGCTACGTCAAAGTGGGCCACCTTTCGCCCATGCTCTTGGTCGAAGAAGAGCTCAAGAAGATGAACATCGAAGTCAAGCGTGCCGAGTTCGTGCGCTACGCCGATGCCCGCACCGCCTTGCTGTCCAACTCGGTGGACGTCTCGGCCGTGGGCGCGGGTGACCTGGCCATCGTGGCCGGTCAAGGCAGCAAAAACCTGATCGGCCTGACCGGTGTGGGCAGCTCGCCCAAATACCTGGTGGTGCGCAAGGGCGTGAAAATCGACGACTGGGCAGACATCAACGGCAAGAAAATTGCCATTGCCCCTGGCTCAGCCGTCTGGTTCCAGTGGGCCATGACCTTGATCGAGAAGAACATTCCCTACAACTCGTTCACCCCCGTGAACGTGCAAGGTGGTGGCACCGCCTTTGTGCAGGCCATGAAGCGCGGCGACATCGATGCCATGGTGCTGTGGGAGCCCTTTGAGTCCCAAGCCGTGGCCGAAGGCGATGCGTACTTCTCGCAAAAGCTCGAGTACAGCCAATCGCGTGCGGTGGGTGCCGAGCTGGGCATGTTGGCCGCCTCTGGCGAAGCCATGACCCAAAAGAAGGAGCTGGTGCGCCGCTTCCTGTGGGCTTACCTCAAGGCCGAAGAAACCCTGAGCAAGAACAAAGACGTGTTTGCCGATGCTTATTCCAAGTACACCGGCTTGCCACTGAACGTGACCAAAGAATCGGCCAAGATCATCAAGCTCGGTGGCGTGCTGAACAAGGACCAGGTCTCGCGCTTGGCTGAAGCCGCCTTCAAACAAGGCATTGTGCAAAAAGACGTGACCAAGGAAGCCGCCGCCCTGTACGACGACTCCATGGTTGTTGAACTCAAGAAGTAA
- a CDS encoding ABC transporter permease, translating into MANASLDTLRRTVLGMLVPALVLIVWQVAGSRPGMAGILPTPMLVLEGWHGWIFGSPGMGLNPYLGSWVSNVQYSSMRVAQGFVLAALIGVPLGLLIGWSRLVQQLFDPLIQSLRPIPITAWLPFSIALFGIRDMGAIFLIFLGGFYAIVVNTTQGARDVERNLVRAALMMGASRKQLLYRVVLPAAMPSIFTGLRIGLGISWTAVIVSEMVAVKSGLGYVLWDAYYVGRMDIVLADMVSIGIMGFLSDRLIVFIESKVLVWRMLQSH; encoded by the coding sequence ATGGCAAACGCTTCTCTCGATACCCTTCGTCGGACAGTGCTTGGCATGTTGGTGCCGGCATTGGTTCTGATCGTCTGGCAGGTGGCAGGCAGCCGTCCCGGCATGGCCGGCATCCTGCCCACCCCCATGCTGGTTTTGGAAGGCTGGCACGGCTGGATTTTTGGCTCGCCCGGCATGGGCCTGAACCCCTACCTGGGATCCTGGGTGTCCAACGTCCAGTACTCCTCAATGCGGGTGGCACAGGGCTTTGTTCTGGCGGCCCTGATTGGCGTGCCTTTGGGCTTGCTGATTGGCTGGAGCCGTCTGGTTCAGCAGCTGTTTGACCCGCTCATCCAGAGTCTGCGCCCGATCCCGATCACCGCTTGGCTGCCGTTTTCGATTGCCCTGTTCGGCATCCGCGACATGGGGGCCATCTTCCTGATTTTTCTGGGTGGCTTTTATGCCATCGTGGTCAACACCACGCAAGGCGCACGCGATGTCGAGCGCAACCTGGTGCGGGCCGCACTCATGATGGGGGCCAGCCGCAAGCAACTGCTGTATCGGGTGGTGCTGCCAGCGGCCATGCCCTCCATCTTCACCGGCTTGCGCATTGGCCTGGGCATCTCCTGGACGGCCGTGATCGTCTCCGAAATGGTGGCTGTCAAGTCGGGCCTGGGCTATGTGCTGTGGGACGCCTACTACGTGGGGCGCATGGACATCGTGCTGGCCGACATGGTGTCGATCGGCATCATGGGGTTTTTAAGTGATCGCCTGATCGTTTTCATCGAAAGCAAGGTTTTGGTCTGGCGCATGCTGCAAAGCCATTGA
- a CDS encoding ABC transporter ATP-binding protein yields the protein MSHISIDKLYKTYPGATPVKALEDINLQVAPGELVALLGPSGCGKSTLLNLIAGFEQPSQGQLLVDGQGVRAPGPDRGVVFQEAALFPWLTVWENVIFGPKVQGMARSEYEDRAHEMIKIVGLSDFKNHLPVQLSGGMRQRVGIARILTLGSRVLLMDEPFGALDAQTRLTMQELLLNVWQQLKPTIIFVTHDIDEAIFLASTVYVMSARPGRIQTKITVPLARPRTVADTASETFASLKLDILNLIRH from the coding sequence ATGTCTCACATTTCCATCGACAAGCTCTACAAGACCTACCCGGGTGCCACACCCGTCAAGGCGCTGGAAGACATCAACCTTCAAGTGGCCCCGGGTGAACTGGTGGCCCTGCTCGGGCCTTCGGGCTGCGGCAAATCCACTTTGCTCAACCTGATCGCTGGATTCGAGCAACCCAGCCAGGGCCAGCTTTTGGTCGACGGCCAAGGCGTGCGTGCGCCCGGACCGGATCGGGGCGTGGTCTTTCAGGAAGCCGCGTTGTTCCCTTGGCTGACCGTTTGGGAAAACGTGATCTTCGGACCCAAGGTGCAGGGCATGGCGCGCAGCGAGTACGAAGACCGCGCCCATGAAATGATCAAGATCGTGGGCTTGAGCGATTTCAAGAACCATCTGCCCGTGCAGTTGTCGGGCGGTATGCGCCAACGTGTGGGCATTGCCCGCATCCTGACACTGGGCTCGCGCGTCTTGCTGATGGACGAGCCTTTTGGTGCCCTGGATGCGCAAACCCGATTGACCATGCAGGAGCTGCTGCTCAATGTGTGGCAACAACTCAAGCCCACCATCATCTTTGTCACCCACGACATCGACGAGGCGATTTTCTTGGCCAGCACGGTTTACGTGATGTCGGCTCGGCCGGGCCGCATCCAGACCAAGATCACTGTGCCACTGGCGCGCCCACGCACCGTGGCCGACACCGCCAGCGAAACCTTTGCCTCGCTCAAACTCGACATCCTCAACCTCATTCGACACTGA
- a CDS encoding polysaccharide deacetylase family protein, translated as MANPRIPYRFSNDGPTLKAAPEGAIMVHLVVNVEHWQFESSMPRTIITPPHGKETVPDVPNFSWADYGMRAGLPRILRAIQDRGLPASTSFNAGVITAYPQAAQAMHDAGWEFIGHGVHQKSLNHNQGESEESLIATSLDMIERFTGQRPRGWLSPGLRETHDTPELLKKQGVDYVFDWVVDDVPGWMQTRNGPLLALPYNLEINDSIVYAIEKHTSDEMYERLARTLALFEREAATHPRVLAIGLHPHLIGVPHRFASFERMLDLLMKSPQVCFMNGGQIADWYTAQVPAPTV; from the coding sequence ATGGCCAACCCCCGCATTCCCTACCGCTTCTCCAACGATGGGCCAACGCTGAAGGCCGCGCCTGAAGGCGCCATCATGGTGCACTTGGTGGTGAACGTGGAACACTGGCAATTCGAGTCGAGCATGCCGCGCACCATCATCACACCGCCGCACGGCAAAGAGACGGTGCCCGATGTGCCCAACTTCAGCTGGGCCGATTACGGCATGCGCGCGGGTCTGCCGCGCATTCTGCGGGCCATCCAGGACCGCGGTCTGCCCGCCTCCACCAGCTTCAATGCCGGGGTCATCACCGCTTACCCCCAAGCTGCGCAAGCCATGCACGATGCGGGCTGGGAATTCATTGGCCACGGGGTGCACCAAAAAAGTCTGAACCACAACCAGGGTGAGTCCGAAGAATCCCTGATCGCGACCAGCCTGGACATGATCGAGCGCTTCACGGGCCAGCGCCCCAGAGGCTGGCTCAGCCCCGGTCTGCGCGAAACACACGACACCCCCGAGTTGCTGAAAAAGCAGGGCGTGGACTACGTGTTTGACTGGGTGGTGGACGATGTGCCTGGCTGGATGCAAACACGCAACGGCCCCTTGCTGGCCTTGCCCTACAACCTGGAAATCAACGACTCGATCGTCTACGCCATCGAAAAACACACCAGCGACGAAATGTACGAACGCCTGGCGCGGACGCTGGCCTTGTTTGAACGCGAAGCGGCTACGCACCCCCGGGTGCTGGCCATTGGCCTGCACCCGCACCTGATTGGCGTGCCCCACCGCTTTGCCAGTTTTGAGCGCATGCTGGACTTGCTGATGAAGTCGCCCCAGGTGTGCTTCATGAACGGGGGGCAGATTGCCGACTGGTACACCGCACAGGTGCCCGCACCCACTGTTTGA
- a CDS encoding short-chain dehydrogenase/reductase — protein MNLELDQKQVIVTGGSKGIGLAIALNFAREGAKPVLVSRQRSNLDAALAAFAKEGLPAPAIAEIDLSQPGSDRALFNLFPSADILVNNAGAIPGGSIHDIAEDAWRASWELKLFSYINLTRLYLGAMESRGQGVICNIIGMAGAAPRYEYICGSAANGALISFTQGIGAGSVRKGVRVFGINPSPTRSDRIEGVLKQQAASKLGDASRWLEMTQKLPFGRLAEPDEIARLAVHCSSPVCGYLSGTVLHVDGGQQYAPN, from the coding sequence ATGAACCTCGAACTCGATCAAAAACAAGTCATCGTCACGGGTGGCTCCAAAGGCATTGGCCTGGCCATTGCGCTGAACTTTGCCCGTGAAGGCGCCAAGCCGGTGCTGGTGTCGCGCCAGCGCAGCAACCTGGACGCCGCTCTGGCAGCTTTTGCCAAAGAGGGCTTGCCTGCCCCCGCGATCGCGGAAATCGATTTGTCGCAACCCGGCTCGGACCGCGCTTTGTTCAACTTGTTCCCGTCTGCGGACATCCTGGTCAACAACGCCGGCGCCATTCCGGGCGGCAGCATCCACGACATCGCCGAAGACGCGTGGCGTGCGTCGTGGGAACTCAAGCTGTTCAGCTACATCAACCTCACACGCTTGTACCTGGGAGCGATGGAGTCACGCGGACAAGGCGTGATTTGCAACATCATCGGCATGGCCGGGGCTGCACCGCGCTACGAATACATTTGCGGCTCTGCGGCCAATGGCGCTTTGATATCGTTCACCCAAGGCATTGGCGCGGGCAGCGTGCGCAAGGGCGTGCGTGTGTTCGGCATCAACCCCTCCCCCACCCGCAGCGACCGCATCGAAGGCGTGCTCAAGCAGCAAGCGGCCAGCAAACTGGGCGATGCCTCGCGCTGGCTGGAGATGACCCAGAAATTGCCCTTTGGCCGTTTGGCCGAACCCGACGAAATCGCCCGACTGGCCGTCCATTGCTCGTCCCCCGTCTGCGGCTACCTCAGCGGCACGGTCTTGCACGTCGACGGCGGCCAACAATACGCACCCAACTGA
- a CDS encoding acyl-CoA dehydrogenase family protein, which translates to MHTENNFESLRDGVRSVVSQFDSRYWQEIDEARAFPEKFVQALTAAGWLSALIPEEYGGSNLSLVEASVIMEEINRAGGNSGACHGQMYVMGCVVRHGSQAQKEALLPKIASGELRMQSMAVTEPTTGSDTTQLKTFAERKGDRYIVNGQKVWTSRLQHSDYMLLLARTTPLAEVKKKSEGLSVFLVDLREAVGKSITVRPIRNMVNHETNEIFIDNLEIPVENRIGEEGKGLKYILDGLNAERILIAAECIGDGYWFVDKAKDYANQRVVFDRPIAKNQGIQFPIARAFVNVEAASLMRYEAARLFDAQQPCGAQANMSKLLAADASWEAANVCLQTHGGFGFAAEYDIERKFRETRLYQVAPISTNLILSYVGEHVLGMPKSY; encoded by the coding sequence ATGCACACAGAAAACAATTTCGAATCCCTGCGCGACGGCGTGCGCAGCGTGGTCTCCCAATTCGACTCGCGCTACTGGCAAGAGATCGACGAGGCCCGCGCATTTCCCGAAAAATTCGTTCAAGCCCTCACGGCGGCTGGCTGGCTGTCGGCCTTGATCCCCGAGGAATACGGTGGCTCCAACCTGAGCCTGGTGGAAGCCAGCGTGATCATGGAAGAGATCAACCGGGCTGGCGGCAACTCCGGCGCCTGCCATGGCCAGATGTATGTGATGGGTTGCGTGGTGCGCCACGGCTCGCAGGCCCAAAAAGAAGCCCTGCTGCCCAAGATTGCCAGCGGCGAGTTGCGCATGCAGTCGATGGCGGTGACCGAGCCCACCACCGGATCGGACACCACCCAGCTCAAGACCTTTGCCGAGCGCAAAGGCGACCGCTACATCGTGAACGGCCAAAAGGTCTGGACCTCGCGGCTGCAGCACTCAGACTACATGCTGCTGCTGGCGCGCACCACACCTTTGGCCGAGGTGAAGAAGAAATCCGAAGGCCTGTCGGTGTTTCTGGTGGACTTGCGCGAGGCCGTGGGCAAATCGATCACGGTGCGCCCCATCCGCAACATGGTCAACCACGAGACCAATGAAATCTTCATCGACAACCTAGAGATCCCGGTTGAAAACCGCATTGGCGAAGAAGGCAAAGGGCTCAAATACATCCTCGATGGCCTCAACGCCGAGCGCATCTTGATCGCTGCCGAGTGCATTGGCGACGGTTACTGGTTCGTGGACAAAGCCAAGGATTACGCCAACCAGCGCGTGGTGTTTGACCGACCGATCGCCAAGAACCAGGGCATCCAGTTCCCGATCGCCCGGGCCTTTGTCAACGTCGAAGCCGCCAGCCTGATGCGCTACGAAGCGGCCCGCCTGTTCGATGCCCAGCAGCCCTGTGGGGCCCAGGCCAACATGTCCAAACTGCTGGCCGCCGATGCCTCGTGGGAAGCGGCCAACGTCTGCCTGCAAACCCATGGCGGCTTTGGTTTTGCAGCCGAATACGACATCGAGCGCAAGTTCCGCGAAACCCGTCTGTACCAAGTGGCCCCGATCTCGACCAACCTCATCCTGTCGTATGTCGGCGAGCATGTCTTGGGCATGCCCAAATCCTATTGA
- a CDS encoding enoyl-CoA hydratase/isomerase family protein: MALPEIWDTLQLQMHDDGVLQVTLNRPDVGNAINTRMGQELLDLWLRLTDDAQGVRCVVLTGAGPKIFCAGGDLKERNGMTRAQWTHQHEIFERVSWALVDLPLPAIAAVNGHAYGGGLELALCCDFIYASTSARFALPEVTLGIMPGMGGTQNLPRAIGDRRAKELIMTGQAFNAQQALEWGLLNQAIEPEQLLGQALSTAKTLARNAPLSVRQVKKSIRYGSQMELRTAYRFEIEAYNQLVDTEDRREGVLAFNEKRPPRFKGQ; this comes from the coding sequence ATGGCTCTTCCTGAAATCTGGGACACCTTGCAGCTGCAGATGCACGACGATGGCGTCTTGCAGGTCACCCTCAACCGCCCCGATGTCGGCAACGCGATCAACACCCGCATGGGTCAGGAGTTGCTCGACCTGTGGCTGCGCCTGACCGACGATGCACAAGGCGTGCGCTGTGTGGTGCTGACCGGCGCGGGTCCGAAAATTTTCTGCGCAGGCGGTGACCTGAAAGAGCGCAATGGCATGACGCGTGCGCAATGGACACACCAGCATGAGATTTTTGAACGTGTCTCTTGGGCCTTGGTGGATTTACCGCTGCCCGCGATCGCCGCGGTCAATGGCCATGCCTATGGCGGCGGTCTGGAGCTGGCCCTGTGTTGCGATTTCATTTACGCCAGCACCAGCGCACGCTTTGCCTTGCCCGAGGTCACGCTGGGCATCATGCCCGGCATGGGCGGCACGCAAAACTTGCCCCGCGCCATCGGTGATCGCCGCGCCAAGGAGCTCATCATGACGGGCCAAGCCTTCAATGCCCAGCAGGCGTTGGAATGGGGCTTGCTCAACCAAGCCATCGAGCCCGAACAGCTCTTGGGCCAAGCCCTGAGCACGGCGAAAACCCTGGCACGCAATGCCCCACTGTCGGTGCGGCAAGTCAAGAAATCCATCCGCTACGGCAGCCAGATGGAATTGCGCACGGCTTACCGGTTTGAAATCGAGGCCTACAACCAGCTCGTGGACACCGAAGACCGGCGCGAAGGTGTGTTGGCCTTCAACGAAAAAAGACCGCCCCGCTTCAAGGGACAGTGA
- a CDS encoding MmgE/PrpD family protein, whose product MRLATPTPWSEWLVAALRRPVHRSDRERAALHLIDWLGCAHLGQTTELGAVLRQWAKVQAPGPIWVCGHPGLQAAEAARWHGTLGSSHEMDDVHREAVVHPGDTVIPAVLAMAQRENASPEALLDAVVVGYETAIVLGLLSGPAHYAQWYSTATTGVFASAMACARLLKLDATQTQHALALAGMQSAGVWQCRLEPGLAKQMAAGHSAQAGLVAADMAAAGMTGPLSILEGPLGWLKATGGNLDAARAQALLQTPVEHAWRVHEVSFKPWPACRHVHPAIECALQLHAQGIVPDQIASMRLETYGVALSFADQPHPQTALQGKFSLQHGVAWSLRHGGFGLEATGPAALADPACAALRERVTVACGQEQDRAYPQSFGARLHLQMANGSQHSSEVVNVLGDPENPLSPEQVRAKAAQLLQASGWAVAQAEQLIVLVGALPQAKALGPLWDSLQAGPQSQKVSSAQASESKRSS is encoded by the coding sequence ATGCGCCTCGCCACCCCAACGCCCTGGAGCGAATGGCTGGTGGCCGCGTTGCGCAGACCTGTGCACCGGTCTGACCGTGAGCGTGCTGCCCTGCACCTGATCGACTGGCTGGGCTGCGCGCACCTGGGACAGACCACCGAGCTGGGTGCGGTGTTGCGGCAATGGGCGAAGGTGCAAGCGCCCGGCCCCATTTGGGTGTGCGGTCACCCGGGCTTGCAGGCCGCAGAAGCGGCCCGCTGGCATGGCACCTTGGGCAGCAGCCACGAAATGGACGATGTACACCGCGAAGCCGTGGTGCACCCGGGCGACACCGTCATCCCTGCCGTGCTGGCCATGGCCCAGCGCGAAAATGCCAGCCCCGAAGCCTTGCTCGATGCGGTGGTGGTCGGCTACGAAACCGCCATCGTGCTCGGGCTGCTCAGCGGGCCGGCCCACTACGCCCAGTGGTACAGCACCGCCACCACTGGTGTCTTTGCCAGCGCCATGGCCTGCGCCCGCTTGCTCAAGCTCGACGCCACTCAGACGCAACACGCCCTGGCCTTGGCCGGCATGCAGTCTGCGGGCGTCTGGCAATGCCGACTGGAGCCAGGCCTGGCCAAGCAGATGGCGGCTGGCCACAGCGCCCAAGCGGGCCTGGTGGCCGCCGACATGGCGGCAGCGGGCATGACCGGCCCCTTGTCCATCCTGGAAGGCCCACTGGGTTGGCTGAAGGCCACTGGCGGCAATCTGGACGCAGCGCGGGCGCAAGCCCTTTTACAAACCCCAGTCGAGCACGCCTGGCGTGTGCACGAAGTCAGCTTCAAGCCCTGGCCCGCCTGCAGGCATGTGCACCCCGCCATCGAGTGTGCGCTGCAGCTGCATGCCCAAGGGATAGTCCCCGATCAGATCGCCAGCATGCGCTTGGAAACCTATGGCGTCGCCCTGTCGTTTGCAGACCAGCCCCATCCTCAAACGGCTTTGCAAGGCAAGTTCAGCTTGCAGCATGGCGTGGCGTGGAGCCTGCGCCATGGCGGCTTCGGGCTGGAGGCCACCGGGCCAGCGGCTCTGGCAGACCCGGCTTGCGCCGCGCTGCGCGAACGCGTGACTGTGGCCTGTGGGCAGGAGCAAGACCGGGCATACCCGCAAAGCTTTGGCGCACGGCTGCACCTGCAAATGGCCAACGGCAGCCAACACAGCAGCGAAGTGGTCAACGTGTTGGGCGATCCGGAAAACCCCTTGAGCCCTGAACAGGTGAGGGCCAAAGCGGCCCAGTTGCTGCAAGCCAGCGGCTGGGCGGTTGCGCAGGCCGAGCAACTCATCGTGCTGGTTGGGGCGCTGCCGCAAGCCAAGGCCTTAGGGCCTTTGTGGGACAGCCTGCAAGCCGGGCCTCAGTCCCAGAAGGTGTCGAGCGCACAGGCCAGCGAAAGCAAGCGCTCGTCCTGA